Below is a genomic region from Rhododendron vialii isolate Sample 1 chromosome 5a, ASM3025357v1.
AGCATTTGCTCCATATCAAGGAAATACAAGTATCGCTCTTTccgatagaaaaaaaaaagtgaaatgtAGTAGAATGGTTCGAGTGGAAGGGGGTAGCGTAATACTTCTGCTTCTGCTGATGTAAAAGCGAAACATGTAGTAGAACGGTTCGAGTTGAGGAGGTAGCATGAAAACACCGAATTGCAAGTATTATCCTACGGCTGTCCTAAATTTCTTATCTACCCTCCTCGCATTCATCATTGTTTGCAAGTCCTGCCCTCGATGTGTACGGGAGTTTGCTTTCTTCGCTATTATAATCTGAAAGTGCCTTGTTCTTAGCTTTGTTTTTGTACTGTACTGTACACATCCCCTTAGGCGCACAAACCACCGGGTGTGGCAGGCAGCAACACTTCAATAGGTCATTTTTCCTTTGTTCTGAGGCACATCCGGGTTAGTGTCGCCCTTACGTCAAACCTTGAAACCTTACCGTCTAACCTTCACTTCCACATCGTCTCACGTGATTTATAGGTTCATGGTTTACTCAATTCAATGGAAATAGCATTAAGGTCCAGAGTCATCAACACAATCTGAAGGATGAAAAGATCAGTAGAACAATACCCACTCCCCAACAATAAGCACAAAACACCAGAAAGTAATGTCAGCCTAAAAACAGCAGTATCATTACATGCTGAAATTACAAATCACTCGTTTTTCCAGTTACCCAGCAACTTAAAAGAACGACTGACAAATGCTAAACCGTTAAAACCCACAAGAAAAATCCAGGTAACTTTGGTAACCATCAAGAGCAGGGGAGCATCCATATGTTCTCCCCAGACACTTTACTGAACCTCCTCTCCTTGCTATGCCTGTACAACCTGCAGACGTGTAAGAATATGAGAGAGCCCAATCAGTCAATCGCACTTGACAAACAAATTACCACACAGAGGTAAACATGTTCTCTCCAAATAATAACCCTATTTTATACTGATGAAAAGTTCCAGTTTACTTTATGGTTTAGTTGCTGAAAACATGGGCTAAATGGTCACAAAGTCTCCTTTTCGAGTTTCCACTTCACATTCAACATATGAACCTACGCAGGAAGAAAGTTTTTCTCATATTTCATACCGAGGTCCCTCAAAAGTAACAAAATTCACATTTCTCTTGTCATGTAGCATGAGCATAAATGAGAATGATGGAATCCAAGCAACAAAGTATGAGTTGGTTGGATTCTAGAATGCCAATATTGCTCTTCACAATATGAAGACAAGCCTAGCCTATTAATAGcatttttaaaataatcaatCGCCTCCTCTAACGATCATAAGAGCAATGGAACAAACTCTGAGAACTCAGAATTGGTTTTTCAGTCTGCCAGCTGTCCATAGAACTACTGTGTAATGAATTTTAAAGAAGCAAGGTTATCCAAAGgactgttaaagcatccaactccaaaccaattggcaaagagtggagaggccgcccaggctcatatactagttttggaggagataattaaccgatgtgggacaaactccaacactcccccgcatgtgcgacccccgactcgtacgtggagaggtaaacaaaggatccataacatttggatcacaacaaacaacggtgcacttatggcataaacaaggggaacaaattctccgaaaccctagctctgataccatgttaaagcatccaacttcaaaccaattggcaaaaagtggagaggccgcccgggctcatatactagttttggaggagataattaaccgatgtgggacaaactccaacaccaTACTCATATGATGCAAACAGACAAAACATTCGCAGCATGCAACTGTAATGCTTTGGCACCATTTCGCTACTGTACGTCATGATGCAAGCCAATCTCAGTACAGAAAACTTGAAAACCTCCATTAGTACTCATTTGATTAGCTCAATGATAGTTTATCAAAATCATCAGATTTCTCGTGTAAAACCCAGTAGTGAAGGGTTGGGTTTACCAAACAAAATCTAGGAAGGGGATTGTTGAAATGCATAAAGCTCAAAAATACATGCAACTTACATCTCTAGGAACAAGCTAACGAGCTCCTGGTGCGTCTCTCATGCTTATATTCAAACTGTTACGCATAGTCCGTCTTCCAATTCCTCCTACATTGCCTTTTTGCATCATAGCAACAAATTCCTGATAATCGATTGTTCCATCCTGAAATAACACATCAGAATCTAattagatgaaaaaaaaattcctccaaCCTTGCGGAGACAGATTTGCACGATCATTCCATTTTGTGCAATATAACAAGTTGTTAGCAAGGGATCCATCTGAAAGCCAGACTTTTGAAACTTATATAACATGATGTTCCTAGACATTTTTGGTCAATCAAAGTACAGTTTGGACACACATAAAGAGCCTAATAATTCTGACACAAAATGTGCACAACTGCGTAATCAGTGTATAGTTCTTTAcagttgcaacttgcaagtcGCTACTGGTGttccttcaaatttttttctcgaTAAGTCTGACTCCATACTCAAGTATCAGGACTTACATTATCTAGATCAACTTCTCTAATAATATCTTCCAGAAAAACGTCCGTCATGTTATGTTCTGCCCAAGCCTGCTGGAGCTCATCTACTGTAATAGAACCGCTTCCATCTTTGTCAAAGTACCGAAATGCTGCCATGAGATGTTCCTCACGTTCTAGTTTGTTGAGGTGAACTGTTGCAGCTATGAATTCACCATAATCAATGGTCCCACTGTGGTCCACGTCAGCCTGCAAATAAACTGTGACTGCTCAGATACATAGACAATTGTTCCACACACATACAAAACGTGCACAATGACTTTAGAGGTCAAAACAACCCTtatatccaaaatcccaaaGGCAAGTCTAAAActaaaacccttaaaaaagaaaaagaaaaagggagatGTGACATATATATCACAAATCATATGTAACACGCTAGGATGACATCAGGAAGAATATAGCAGTTACTCTTTCATTTTATGACATGcttaaaaagaatgaaaatcatGTCAAGGAAGAAGATGCACAATCTTATTGATGTGTGAACTAAACAGGCTCCCAATGGTTTTGGCATCATAATTCATAGTATCAGAAGACTCACCCTATTCCACATAAGGTCCATCAACTACACTGTGGACTTAGCAAAATATTCTACACAAGAAATAGCCAGTGATTACCAAAGCATTTCAAACATCTCAATAAACTGGCCACATATATACCCTGTCCAAAATTCCCTCGTCTGACATCatcaaattataacttttatcgaagaaaacaaagtaaaagGATAAGAGTTCCCAACCTTCCTGACTGGAGATGTTTAGCTCAAGGTTATTATGCACTTCTATTGAATAAGCAAGCAGATTTCAAATGAAAAGGTTGCCACGGCACACCACCCAGGTACAAAAGCAAAACAATAACATGAAATTGacattaacttctttttttctgatgAGTGATAAATATAGAGAAAAGGCATAAGGGGATGCCACCCATGTACAAATTAGAGCATAGAACGAAAGGCCAAATagccgaggaaaaaaaaaaaggagaccAAACAATAAATAGAACCTGTACACCTCTCTAAATGCCAAAAATATCTGACATGTCAAGGAATTTATCAAGGGTTGGTTTGCGCACCCTTGACTCCCAACTAGACAAactagaaaggaaaacaaatgaaattgacTTTATCTTAACCTTAACATCTATTATTGAGCAAtaaagtacatatatacatatatctaCGCGCGCACGCACACACATGTTCAAATTCTACAGCAACAGAACGCTCTAAGTATACTTGACAACAATCTTCTTACCGCATCCATAAGGTCACGTATCTCCGTGTCCTTTAAGGTGGAGCCATACTTTCTTAAGCCAGCTTTAAGTTCATCAAACGTGATAGCACCGCTGTTATCAGTATCCATTGCTTTAAACATCTCTCTTAAACCAGCAATCTCCTCCTCTGAGAGGCTTTCAGCTATCACCTGATGGCATCAAAAAGGCAAATTTAATTTCTGGTTGTATAAATGTCCAAGTAAAAGTCCTGTTGAAGGGTTATTCCACACCAGTGTTAAAATCAAGTAGTACTACTTTCTACAGAAAAGGTCAAAAAAGTGAGTTTATGAATCAAGCCTTTAAGATCTTCCCAAATGGTTTCATCAACCAGAATAATTACAAAGATGTAATGAGTGACAGAAAAACTAAAGCAGGAAAAAACATAATATGTGAATTTTCATGAGCAGATTTATTAAGGGAGGGACCAAAATGCTGCTGCAGAAACAAATACGAGAACGACGATAATTTATCCAGAGTCACCGCGTTTTGCAGTGTCAGCGAATGGTTAAGTTTGTCTGACTATCATTGACATGGTAAAATCCCTTTCGTCatctacaaaaataaaaacagtgtCGGAGAACATATGTGAGATCAAGTGCATCATCATTTGGATCCATCAAGAAGGCCAAAAATGACGGTCATAGCTCCGCCCCTCAAACAGTAAAAGTACAAACCCGTGAAGCCATCTTGTATCATGTACTTAATTTACCACACATGACTCAACTAATCCTAGGAAAATAAGGGGCTATACAATAATCTCATCTACGTACCCTTAAAGCCATCTTCTTTAACTTGTTCATAGCAGAGAACTGTTTCAGACGAGAAAGCACAGCTGGATCCAGAGCTCTATCAGGAGCAACTCCATTTTCACATATCCAAGGATGACCTATAAGATTgtgatgaaaaattaaaaataataagtcaACCAGATCATTATCTTTCTTCAACCACAAATTGGGTGGGGGTGTGGTAGGGTGGGGGGAGGGAAAAACAGGACAAAGAACACTTGCATATGAGAATGATCCCATAGTAAATGTTCATCTCCCGTGCTCAATTTCCCTGAACAAACAACGTGAATGTAATCCATAGCATGCTCCAGAGAGTGCGAACTGCGAAGGAcacaataattcataaaatggGCCAGAGATTCAACGAAAGTGCATCCATAATTTAAATGTCATCTAAGCATCAATTTAAACATGATTGTTGATCCTTGCTGCTTCCATTATCCTAAGGGGAACACCAGAAATATTATGCTTCTTCTCAATGCATACACAGGTCTTCATGCATTTATGCTAGCAAAAAGCATCATGCAAGCAGCAATCATAACTTGGTTACACAATGCTTGGTTGATTTCCGAATGTACTTCATACCCAATACAGAGAGCCAGTCACCATAAGGTTGTCCAACTTGCAAGTATCCATCCAAATTGGAGAGGGTAAAAATAACAGTCTAAGACAAATAAGAAGAAAGCTGAACATACATAATACTGCATGAGCAGTCAACCGCTCCGAAGGCCGAGAGCACAACATCTTCCGAATAAGATCCTTAGCACTGTCTGATATAATGGGCCATGGTTCTGAATCAAAGTCAATATGTCCCTTCAATACTGCATCAAATATCCCCTGTTGTGTTTCTGatatgaaaatagaaaaaaatatcaGCAAATTGCCAAGACAAATGGATCATTCCTGCTCTTGCAACTAATCTACAATAACAAAGAAGACATACCTGCCCAAAAGGGTGGTACACCACTTAGCAGGATATATAGTATGACACCTGCTGTCCAGACGTCTGCTTCCGGCCCATAATGCTTCAAAAGGACTTCAGGAGCAACATAATATGGGCTTCCAACCACATCAGAGAAAACCTCACCTGAAGTAGCAGCAAGTACCATAagtattttctctattttttgaagaatttttaaCAAAGATATTCATTATTCATTATTCAGTTTGTAGTTTACTATATATGATATCTACAAACTATATGTGGAAACACCACAAGAATTTGATACTCCGTCGTTTCTTTACTATCTAAAGCAAGCAGATTTCACTTAAAAAAGAGCAGGCTGTCCAGTCTCACTGAAAATTGCATGTTCAGCTGTTAGCCATTTGACAGGCATTCACAAACAAATTCAACAAGCTCTAAAGGGTGCCATGAAAAAAAGATCATGTgtacacaaaaacaaaaaatcagccTAACAATAGGCTTTTTAGAATTTCAAAAGGCAGGAAAAAAAACTAGTGATATCAGTTGATTTTGTGATTGTATGAGAACAAAGAAGGTGAATAttgatttatcaaaaaaaaaaaaagaaggggaataTTAGGTCCCCCCCCAACTTTTCAATTTACCTGGCTTGAAGAAAACTGAAAGCCCAAAGTCGATGGCTTTGAGAGAGAAATCATCATCCCTGTTAACAAGCAAGAAATTCTCCGGCTTCAAATCTCTATGCATAACGCCAAGTGAATGGCATGCCTCAACAACGCCAACAATAATTTTGGTCAATTGCGCAGCATTTCTCTCACTATAATGTCCCCTCTGAATGATCCGGTCGAACagttcaccaccaccacaaagcTCCATTACAATATGAACATACAATGGGTCCTCGTATGCTCCCTTAATGGTGACAATATTCTTGTGACCTGCCAAATGGTGCATTATCTGAATCTCCCTCCTTACATCCTCCACATCTTCTTTGGCTATCAACTTTCTCTTGGCAATAGATTTACAAGCGAAGTCGATGCCTGTGGAAGTCTCAGTGCACAAGTAAGTAGTACCAAACTGTCCTTGCCCTAATTTACGGCCCAATGTGTAAAGATCGCGAATGTTGGGAGTCTTATGACCCAAGACATAAAAAGACTGGTTATCGGGGCCACGTCTCATGGTGTTGCCGTCTTTCCTTGGACTAATAGGAGGGAGACCGTTAGTATTATGGTTGTTGTCTTTTTTAGGGGGGTCGTCCTTGGAGAATTCTTGAGCAATGAGCTGTTGAGAATTTAAGCTGGTGAGCGAGTTATCGGTATGACTAGAATGGGTTGCAGAAGAGTGACGCTTGGAAACGGACAGATCTTCGGGCTGATTGTAGCCCTGATAACTTTTCACTCGAAAAGAACCACGGCATGTATTGCCCATGAAACAATCTACAAATTCCAACACCCTTTTAAGCTCTATAGTTCAGAGCCCTTCTGCCATTCACTGATTCCTTACAATTACGCAGTAGTAACtgtaaacaaaacaacaagTACAGATTAAGCCCTAAATCTCAGATCACAAACTGAAGAGACATCCTCCCTTTGCAttgtgagagggagagaaaacaagaattGGGTGGCTTCTAAATTGatgaaatttggtgagaaagaAAATGGAACCCCCAAAAAACCCatcttttattctttatttcTCACCTGCTCAAGTTATCCAAAACAACTGATGggattattctttttttttttttcttaatttcttgcAATTCAAAGGGGTTATTCTGAAAACAACATAAACTGGGAAAAAATGGAAGTACATCACATCAGATCGGATCACTTATCATCGGGCCAATTTCCAATCACAAATGATCCATAGCAAAAGAACAAATAATCTCTAGTTGTACATAAACTGGTatcaagaaaatcaagaaaatgagagagagagagagagagagagagagtacctttGGTGAACCAAGTATAGATATTAACCTCCATTATTCTGAGAGTGAAATACTCGAATCTCTCATCCATCAAGACCTCTCCCCTTTCTGGGTTATTgccttttttgctttttctaaGTTTTTTTATATCAAGGCGTGTTGCCCAGAAACGTCGCTGGATTGGGTTGGCGGCGTTGGGCTGCTGGAGAGGACAAGCttttgctctctctcctctctgctAGTACTTTCAATATGCTGGAGTAATATTTTAGCATATCATATCACGCGGCTTTACGTAattaacattttttattttatttttctatttaattttgataattGGATATCCGGACCAACTCACATGTGTCTTGATTAACGCTAACGACATGGAATAACCTCCAGTAGCCTCAAGATTTACAAGATTGGGCTATCGTGGAAATGGAACCCACAGACGGAGCTAGCTTGGGGCGTATGGGGGCCACAACCCCCGCgttgtttcgtttttttttttttaaattaatatttttttttgtcaagaacACTTAAATATTGTACTTTATGTTGGATGAGATTTAAATCCTCTAAAAATGTACTCATCTTGGGTCTCAaaaccccatctctctctctgcgctacgatctcccataagtttttttttcaattattaatctcatttctctttttagCTCTCTCTACTTACTACTTAAAAAAGCTTCCTCAAAACCTCAACCatacaaactattagatttccgaaccttaaaatttcaaaatcttgttgttcataGTTCGGCCCTTGCGTTTGTGAAATTCTGGTTCTGTAACTTTATTGAAAaacacttattgctttctcataaTCACTCAGCTAAACCCCTTAGATTAAATTAACATTTCTATTACTGAGAGAGTCGGAATCTATTTTTTCGTTGCTAATTCGGCCTATTTAGCATTGCATCAAGTGTTTTAATATTTTTGCCGTCCTAAATTGTTTGTTTACTTTATACctctaaaaaataaatctatgtattttagttttttttatatataatataaatattttttgataagttttaattaatttaattaaacaataaattttaaaactatAAAAATATCATTATAAATTGTAAAATATAGATGAACTTGAAAGTGACAGATGAAGAAATTTGATAGACAAATTGAAACCGAAAGGAGTaaataagagtttttttttatgtaattaTTTTAACacgaaaaaaaaactcttcaagtGATTTGAGATTAGATGCTAGGTTTCTAAGGACAAGTAAAATTTGACTAGGAAAATTTGTTTGACCGTTCGCAGTACTTTTCTTTgacttttctcttctttgacTTTTCTCTGTTCTTTGGGAGTATCAGATTTATGTAGTGCATCTTATTAGACCCGAaaatgctactccctccgttctttttttagagttcggtattttattttgggctgtaccttaataagtgtctattttgtaaagttagtgggtaaaagttggtgaattttccattttgcccctaaaagtatattcttttttgaaaatatatagtgagtaaaaatgtaatgatgatgttttcataGAGGGTAAGGAGGGAAAGtagagataaaagttgatgtaaaaggtataatgattatgtgtttttaataagttaaaatTACGAAGCATGacatttaaaaatggacggagggagtatgatcaTGACGGAGGCTTCACCGATCATGCAGCTACAGTTAGGCCTGTCAATgaaccggatccgatccgaatccaacagatccggatccgataagacccaatccgatccggatccgataagactcaaatccgatagtggtaatccggatccgaatctgaaaaatccggatccgatccgaaaatccgaatccgatccggaaactttttttacttcaaaaaattttagcaaaaaaaaatattttccgaaaaaaataaaaaataaaaataaaaatacaacttcttaaacattttttttttcaaaaaaaaaaattactattttttaaaaaaaaatttaaaaattttaaaaaataaagttcggattcggattgataacggatttaatccgatccgatctggatccgatccgatccgtattgaattaccggattcggattatcggattatcggattgactttatcggatccggatcggatttttcggatcggatccggattagatccggtccattgacaggcctagctACAGTCATGCAGGGCTATTATGGGTCTCGTACAAGAAATTTAAGCCATTcagtaattttgataaaaaatgaaagattaaatCGAACACGTACATATATCGGgttaagctaatttttcatgCGACCactcatatatatttttaattattaaactatttgaattttttgtacGGAATCCGTAGTGGACCTCACATGACCGCCCGTGTAAGGTCGATAAAGCTCATGTCGGTGGCTGTAGAAGGGTTGTATTAGACTCTTCAAACACCATTTCTCAATACGAAATGATAATCTGTAATTTTACTAAAGACAAACATTTAAAGCATAAAATAAGAAAGTAGAAGGTGAAAGATAAAACGGGGTATCTTTAGAAAACGAAAATTTATTAACTTAATTAGGCCACaatgcaagtggagtggagtgaaGTTGGCATCCCTTATATACTCTCATGCATACGGGCAGGATCTGATACCCGTAACTCCCATCCCCCTCCCCCAAATCTTCTAGAATAATGCAGATTAAAATTAACGAATggcaaaagtaaaataaaattaggCCATTGGTCGGTAAGTTTGAAGGGCCTGCTAATTTTAGAGAATTATACATGTGGTTTAAATTAGTGTAGGTATCTAGACTACATAtggtttattttctgaaaaaattagGAGTCCAAATTTATCTCCCAAATGAGCAAAGCATTTCTAAATTACTACACCATTATTTGGATAGAAAATTGTAAAGTATGTCAAttagtatggtaccgttttcCGATCTTCAGATATCTAGGAGGAGTAAGTGccatgtttttttctttgtatccaaactttttacttttacctgtccttttttttccaatatgCCCACAATTCCAAAGTCCCTTTCCTTTTTCCTGAAGAAAGAAATGGATATCTTACGGTAAGGCTGCAAACGAATCGATCTTTTTCGCGAGCAGCttaaagctcggctcggtttgatttatttagtaaataaactgagctcgagttttgggttcgttactaaatgagccgaccTCGACACTTAAAAGCTTGGCTCAGCTTGCCAAAGCTCGTTTGTATAGGCTCAGCTCATTTGAAAAGactcgttaagtaaattagctTAAGTGCTTGGCTGGTTTTTAGCTCAAGTTTTAGGCTTGATTCGTTTGCAAAATTAGCCAATCTcggctcgagttttaggctcgtctTTAACTGAGCTCAAATACAACAAAATTTAACTCAACTCATTTGCACCTCTACCTTTTGGAAGCATTTGCAGGGAGCCCTAGGTACCAATTCCATCTTCGCCCCATCTAACTTCAGTACCCCCCTATGGACCATTGTTTTTTCCCCCATAAACATGCGTTAATCATCTCAAACaagagcaaaaataaaaaataataatggggCTTTCATTAGCCGCAAGAAGGGTATCAATTAACTTTCTCAGAAATTGAACCTACAacttgcctttcaaaaaaaaaaaacctacaacTTCTTTGCACCTAGTTACAGGCTTACAGCTACACAATTATCGAATCAAGCGCA
It encodes:
- the LOC131325516 gene encoding calcium-dependent protein kinase 26-like — encoded protein: MGNTCRGSFRVKSYQGYNQPEDLSVSKRHSSATHSSHTDNSLTSLNSQQLIAQEFSKDDPPKKDNNHNTNGLPPISPRKDGNTMRRGPDNQSFYVLGHKTPNIRDLYTLGRKLGQGQFGTTYLCTETSTGIDFACKSIAKRKLIAKEDVEDVRREIQIMHHLAGHKNIVTIKGAYEDPLYVHIVMELCGGGELFDRIIQRGHYSERNAAQLTKIIVGVVEACHSLGVMHRDLKPENFLLVNRDDDFSLKAIDFGLSVFFKPGEVFSDVVGSPYYVAPEVLLKHYGPEADVWTAGVILYILLSGVPPFWAETQQGIFDAVLKGHIDFDSEPWPIISDSAKDLIRKMLCSRPSERLTAHAVLCHPWICENGVAPDRALDPAVLSRLKQFSAMNKLKKMALRVIAESLSEEEIAGLREMFKAMDTDNSGAITFDELKAGLRKYGSTLKDTEIRDLMDAADVDHSGTIDYGEFIAATVHLNKLEREEHLMAAFRYFDKDGSGSITVDELQQAWAEHNMTDVFLEDIIREVDLDNDGTIDYQEFVAMMQKGNVGGIGRRTMRNSLNISMRDAPGAR